GCACATAAACATACAGCTAAAAAACAGTAAGCCGAGTTATATGTTTATGGCCATTAATTAAGGGGAACACCACAACCGAATGATACAAATTACTCAACGAGTCATATTGCAAGACAACGAAATTGAATGGCAATTTGTCCGCTCAAGCGGTGCGGGTGGCCAGCATATTAATAAAGTATCAACCGCGGCTCAACTTAGCTTTGATATTGCTTCATCGTCTTTACCCGAGTTTTATCAACAAAAACTGCTTGAAAAAGCCGATCACCGTATTACTAAAAGCGGCAAAGTCATTATTAAATGTCAATTTCCCAGAAACCATCAAAATTATCTTTAAAGTTGTCAATCTATAATCTTAAGAAGTAATCTCACTTTCCAAGATAGCCAACATGTATTGCAACTCCATACTTAAAAATGCCTCAACGAACCGTCAATTTTTGATAATTTATGAAACTCTAACGATTCATTTTTTATCTTAGTAATAGCATAACTATGAATATTTTTATTCATCAAAAACTGTCTGTGTCATTACATATTTGATCACTTACTGTTGCCATCGAAATTACAACAATATTGGTGAAACATTTGAGAATATTGTATTTCGACCATTGCGATATAAAATTAGTTTGCACTATACTGTATTTGTATTGTTGGCAGAGAAAAATAAATTGTTTATAAATCTATTTTTTTTCTCATTAATTTTGAAGCCCCACGTTTGGTCTTACTATCCATTCGTCGACGCTCTGAACCTTTGGTAGGTTTAGTTGCTCTCCTAGATTTTTGCACCACAGTAGCGGATAAAATCAGTTCCTTTAAGCGCTCTAAAGCAGCCTCTTTATTTTGTAACTGAGTCCTGAATTGCTGTGACTTGATAATTACAATCCCTTCTGATGATATTCTACTATCAGAAAGGTTAAGCAGTTTTTCCTTGTAACTTTCGGGTAAAGTGGAGCGTTTTATATCAAAACGAAGATGAATGGCAGTTGCTACTTTATTTACATTTTGCCCACCATTACCTGCTGATCGAATTGCATTCAGTTCAATCTCCCAATCTGCAAGAATTACGGAACTTGAGACTTCTAACATAACATTACCTATTTACAAGTTGTGCCATAACACACAGTTAAAAGAAGAAAGCTTGATAATGTACAAACTTATACTATACAAACAAGATTTTCATTTTTCTTATTCCTCCAATAGTACCATCCTTCGATTTCTAATTATTCTCATTTTGCCTTATATTTCAACTCAGAGGAATGGATGTACTTAGGCCAGAACACTATGCTTCATCAAAAAAATTAGACTTGGTCAACTTAAAACAGAGCAAAAAGCAATGAGATAGCCGCTATTCCTGAGTTGATAAAGATTTTAGATATCAAAGGGGCTTTAGTGACTATCGATGCAATGGCTTGTCAAACAAAGATAGTCAAAACCATTGTGGAACAATGGCGGTGACTATCTGCTTGCCGTTAAAAGTAACCAGGGGAAAATGCGCGAAGCGATAGTAAAAGCCTTCTCTTTCCAGCGAGCCAACAATACAGACAAATCTACAATTGAACACAGTCATTGGCGAAAAGAGTGTCGCCAGTACTATGTTATTGACAGTACAAACTTAATCGGTGACTTTTCAAAGTGAAAAGGGCTAAAAAATATCGTTATGGCTGAAAGTTGCCACCTTGAAAAAGGAAAACCAATCGAGCTTGAGTACCGTTATTACATCAGCTCTAAGGAGCTAAGTGCTGAACAAGCAGCGATAGCAGTTCGAGAACATTGGGGCATAGAATCAATGCACTGGGTGCTTGATGTCAGTATGGGTGAGGATGCATGTCAAATCTACAACGCTCACGGGGCGAAAATCTGTCATGCCTGCGTCATATGAGTTTGAATATGTTACGAGCAGAGTAGACCAAAATAAGCATTGTTGGAAAACAAAAACGATGCATTATGAATACATTAATGCTTGAGGCGGTATTAAAGGCTGGCTTAAGCGCCTAGATTAAAAATTAAGCACTCATGCAATGGTCCAGGAGTTTATCATAGTCTTGATTTAATTAATAAAGATGAAAATATTAGCCAATCAAACGGTAATTAATAGCAAATTTTGGATCAAATGATCAAATGATCAAATGATCAAATGATCAAATGATCAAATGATCAAATAAAACGAATCAATACACGAAAAAATGTCATAGATTGGGGTGGATTTAGCTAAAACCTAAACTAACAGTTACCATTTTTAAATATATTAGTTAGATCAAGTCTTAGCTAAAAAATACTCAATTTTTACAAATCAATTATAGTTGCATACCCAGAAGAACAAGCGAGAATACAGCTAGTATCGGTTGACATAAAAAAGCCAGTACTACTTCCTCCTACCCACCCTCCACCATAGCCAGAAGTACTAGCTAAACTTGACAAAGGATTACATGAGTCAGGATTTGAATCTGAGTTAGGGTCTTCTTCATATACATTTTCGCTATAATCATATCCACCAAGAATCTTTGTTTTATCTCCAGGATTATCTAGATTGATACCGTTAACTGAATCTATAATCCCTTCACCCATTTTACCCAAGTCGCCAACGTCAGCATGTCCAGTATTTCTATAATTTTGATACTGTTGGACGATTGAACCCGCTCTCGTCGCTTGACTTGCTGAATATCCCATACGTTGGGCCGCAGCTCCATAAAACCAATTACCAAATCCTTCAGAAGACATATAATTTGGATTATTTTTTAAATCATATGGTGCACCTGGTCCAAACTGAGCAGCCATATATGATGCTTTAAGCATATTTCTATATGCAACATTTGGAATCCCATCAAATGCTGATTTAGCAGCATCAAATTTATTTAAACTAGCATTTATATCGAAATTAGTTGGTTTACCTGCTGGGGGTTCTTGTGCTTCAGTGCATACTTCTGTCGCGCTTACTTTGCTACTTAACAAGGACAAGAATAAGAATAAGAATAAGAATATATAATTAATGTTCTTCATCACAAATCCCTCGTTTGCAAGTGCCACCTTGATTCCCAGTTGAATTACTTGTATCTACAACATTTTCATTTGAAATAAATACCTGTATGGAATCATTTACATCATTATAAGAAATTTGTAGATTCTTATTAGAGTCCAGATTACTCAAAGGTTTATATACAAAAGCTACATCTCTGTCAGTAGAATTCAATGAGATGATATTGACTCCTTCTCCATTTGAATTACTTTCAGATATATAAGTACTATTACCATTTTTTATATCATAAAGCTTAATATTATTAGTGACCTTATCTTTTGAAAAAGTTACTATATCAATTTGAGTGTTTGGTTGAAGATTATAAAAAGAAAAACAATTAGAGTAACCATAGAACTTACTAAGCTCTATCTCCACAGACTTATTCTTTTCTAATTTTGAACATTCTATTTGAGTTGCGGAGCTAGAAAATGATAGAGAAAAGCAAAATGCTATTACACCTAGTTTGAGTAGATTTTGAAACATAAAAAGTCCCTTTAAGTAAATTGAAACAAAAAACTAACATATTAAGTATTAGATCGTCAAATGTAATGGTTATACAGGGGGCTGAATCTGCACGGCTAGCGATTTTTAATTCCAGACTCCAACAGGGTTGAGCGATAATCATCGTCTAACCCTGCCATTTTCTTTTTCCTCGCGATGCTAGCTGATTTGTATCATCTCGCTTAAGTAAAACCATGGCAATTTTACGCATCACATTAAATACCTGTGGGCCTTGTTGTTTCCGTATTCTCTACTCATATTCACTGAAAGCCATATCTAACATCCAATGCATGCTTTCAACCTGCCAATGACTTCGTACTGCATTGAGCGCTTGCGCTGCATTTTGGGCTAATGAACTGATATACCAACGTGTTTCTATCGTATCTGTACCCGTTGATTTATCATGAACTTGCGATGTAACCTGAATAACACTCCGCAAGCCTGACATCTGTAAGGTTTAGCGAGCCAGTCTTTGTTTATCAATAACTGTTGGCAAGTTCTTGTTTCAATACGTCCATGTCCAGCGTTCATTTCAATGTGCTCATCCATGTTATTTTCATCAAAACCTTCTCGTTGACTTTTATGCCACCAAGCTTCTAATTCATCCTGCATGCCTGAGTGAGTGCCTTTAAGTGCGAAAATATAATCAGCCTTTTGTTTGATAGTTTGTTTCGCAATGCTTTGCTGGCATCCCATTGCAGCAAGCGTGATGATGCTGTTTTCAATATCTAACATCGCGAGTAACTCAGGTATTGCCGTTATTTCATTCGTTTTATTATCAACAGCGGTTTGCCCTAGTACTAATTGGTGCTGGCAACTTCATGCACTCACGGTATGCAATGCCGTTTTTCGGTCTTGTGTAGTAAATGAGCGTCGTGCAGTCACTCCATCAATGGCAATAATATCAGCGCCTGTCGTTTCTATCAGAGGTGAAATTCAAGGCTGAAAGGCTTTTTCTATTTCATTTGATTTTAATCGACAAATAACACGGGCGATGGTGTCATGCTTTGGTATACCACCAGGGAAAGTACCGTATTTTTTAGCCAATCAAGCTTAAGGTGATCAAAGTCCTCAATATCCTCCCCCCCTCGGCCTCAGAGAGTACTGCACAGATAGCGAGTAGAAGAATATCGATGAGTTGATGTTTTTTACAACGTTCAATACGAGGATCTGTAATTGAATTAAAATGTGTCAGAAAAGTCGTGCTCATTGTCATTTACTAAGGAAACTATTATTCCTTAATCAGATAATGAGTTATTCAATGTGAAAAAACACAAGTCAGGAATAAAATCATTACCGCCCCTAAGCCTGCGAGCATACTGTCTAAAAGCATCGGCAGTGCTGAAATGTTTGCCGCTATTGTCACCGCTAAATACGTGGACGCATTACCACTGTATCGCCAGGTTGATATTTTAAACCACTCAGGAATTGATATAAGCAGAGGCACACTCGTAAATTGGTGTCTACAGCTAGATGATAAAGTCCAAGCCATTATCGATGCAATGAAGGATAAGCTTCCTGAGCGAAAACTCATTTGTGCCGATGAAACAACTGTACAATCCCTTCGTGAAGGAGACAGAAAAGCCGAAACTAAGTCGTACATGTAGGTTTACCGCAGTGGTGAATTTACAGAAAACCCTGCGGTTATTTCGACTATCAACCGAATCGTGCAGCCGCCTGTGTAAAGGATTTCCTAACGGGATACTCAGTCTACCTCCTGACCGATGGCTACAGTGCTTACAATGCGCTTGAGCAGGTAACTCAAGCCGCTTGTATGGCACATGCCAGACGTAAATTTACCGATGCACAAAAAATATCCCCCTCAAAAAAAGCAGGCAAACCCGAAAAAGCACTGAGTTATATTGCCAAACTTTACGGCATAGAAAAGCGGGCAAAATACTTAACCGCACAAGCGCGTCAACAGCAAAGAAAGCAACAAGCCGAACCTATCCTTAATGAGTTTTACAATTGGTTAAACAGCCAACATATTTTACCTAAAGGGGCATTAGGTAAAGCCATTAGTTACACCTTAAATCAATGGCCAAAATTACTGACCTATCTTGAAGATGGGGATATCAGTATTGATAATAATGTGACAGAGCGGGATATCCGGCCGTTTACCACAGGGCGAAAAAACTGGATGTTCTCGACGTCGGTGGGGGGGCTAAAGCCAGTGCGAATTTATACAGCCTAGTGATGAACTGCCGTGCCAATGATTTGAATCCCTACTACTATTTCCGTCATCTATTTACGGAATTACCCAAGCGTGCACCATCAGATGAACTGTCTAATTTGCTGCCGTGGAATGATGATTTAGGTGAAGCAGAATAACCTTCACTAGTTAATTGACCGCTTACCAATTAAAGGCTAATCAGGGTTGGGCAATAACATTTATCACAAAAAAATGTTGTCGTTCCCAACAATCAAAATCGAGACAAGACAACAGCTTGGAGTCGATATTTGAGCATTTAAATGCTTAAGGTCCAGTCTATTAGTACGCTATCACTTCATGAATGATTGGAAGTGATTCAGTATTGAAATAATTCATAGTGTTCAAAAAACACACACTAATGCGGTTGCCCTGGCTATGTATATAGTATTACCCTAAGATATCACTATAAAATATTAGCAGAAAAATACTATGAGAAAACTTACTGGGATTGTTTTATTTACCTTGATTGCTATTTATATTATATTTGTTATGTTTACAGATAAACATTTATACATTTATAGTTTTGATAACTACAAAATATTTGATGTGGCATTAAATTTATGTTTATTTATATTTGTATTGATTAGTTTTATTTTATTGAAAGTGAAAGTTAAATCATGGGCTTTTGTTGTCGGTTTTATTTTGGCTTGTTACCACATATCCGATTTCATTTCGTATAGTCATAAATATAAGGCTGTTTATAAAGCAAACGATAATAGCACTATTGTATTAAGAAGCTATAACGCTGGTGCGTTAGGGAGTGGATTGGTTAATGTTGTAGTTTATCAAAAAAACGGGTTGTTATTAGAACCAAAATCTATAGGATCATATGAACACGTTAGAAATGGTGAAATAACAAAGCATGGTGACTGTTGCATAAAAATTTCTATGATAAATTATGATAATGAAAAGTTCGAGGATATAATAATCTTGGATTAAAAACAGAATACTATCCTGTCTCTTGATCAGATCTCATACATAGACTGGACCTTAAGCGTTTAAATGTTCAAATATCGACTCCAAGCTATTGTCTTGTCTCGATTTTGATTGTTGGGCTCGACAACAGTTTTTTGTGATAAATGTTATTGCCCAACCCAGATCAGCCTTTAATTGAGTGATTGATTTACTTGCCAACGATTTCATTACGGGTTCGAACCAACCTTGAGTAGATTTGGCTATTTTAAGCATTGATAAACGCACTTTTTGCCGACTTTGGGCTATGCGCCCGATATAACGCTTGAGCAGTAAGCTCAGTAGACTAGCCCAAATCAATCCCTTGACCAGATATGGCTGACGCGTCACAAATTTCTTCAGGTTATTGTGACTCTTCCACTCTTTGAATAGCAGCTCAATCTGCCAGCGAATGCGGTACAGTTTCATCACGTCTTCACTGCTAAACTCTTCACGCGGCAAATTTGTCAGCCACCATAGGTAACGCTTTTCTTTCTTGTGCCAAAACAAAATCATGCGGCACTCATGTCGTTGCCACTGAACATCAAGATCGAGTACTTGTGTTCGCGCACCGCGCCGCTGTTTCAGGTCTTTTAACTTCAGTCCTGCTAAGGCTTTTACTTCTTTCCCCTTAGAGTGGAGGGCTCGGGTGATCGTTGGATTAATTTGCTTGGTTGCACGCATCAGGTAGAAGCCATTGTTGCGTTCGATATCGGCCATATATTTCAACCCGACATAGCCCGCATCAGCCAACAACAGTTTGTGGGTCATTTGTTCTGCTTCGGGTAAGTAGTCGCGCTCTGAAGCTGTGTCGGCCGAAATCCCCAATTTTATTGGCTGTGCATCTGCCAGAGACATTGTCATGTGACACTCGACACCTGCGGGTGAGTGGCCTTTAAATCGGTTAGGGAATATCTCTGCCAAGTCTGGATGGAGTGCAAAAGAAGATCCGTCTTGT
This region of Shewanella livingstonensis genomic DNA includes:
- the arfB gene encoding alternative ribosome rescue aminoacyl-tRNA hydrolase ArfB; protein product: MLEVSSSVILADWEIELNAIRSAGNGGQNVNKVATAIHLRFDIKRSTLPESYKEKLLNLSDSRISSEGIVIIKSQQFRTQLQNKEAALERLKELILSATVVQKSRRATKPTKGSERRRMDSKTKRGASKLMRKKIDL
- a CDS encoding polymorphic toxin type 44 domain-containing protein produces the protein MKNINYIFLFLFLFLSLLSSKVSATEVCTEAQEPPAGKPTNFDINASLNKFDAAKSAFDGIPNVAYRNMLKASYMAAQFGPGAPYDLKNNPNYMSSEGFGNWFYGAAAQRMGYSASQATRAGSIVQQYQNYRNTGHADVGDLGKMGEGIIDSVNGINLDNPGDKTKILGGYDYSENVYEEDPNSDSNPDSCNPLSSLASTSGYGGGWVGGSSTGFFMSTDTSCILACSSGYATIIDL
- a CDS encoding IS4 family transposase; translation: MTIIDASQHLRQLFDENWLNKTAKQQGFCKRLRDIRPLELVSSLVSALGDGKVDAIADLHRSFNGIHMDTRAGVAYKPFHNQLRKAEFADFMQVVTCRAMTLFKQELCLALPEKLKRFEQVLLQDGSSFALHPDLAEIFPNRFKGHSPAGVECHMTMSLADAQPIKLGISADTASERDYLPEAEQMTHKLLLADAGYVGLKYMADIERNNGFYLMRATKQINPTITRALHSKGKEVKALAGLKLKDLKQRRGARTQVLDLDVQWQRHECRMILFWHKKEKRYLWWLTNLPREEFSSEDVMKLYRIRWQIELLFKEWKSHNNLKKFVTRQPYLVKGLIWASLLSLLLKRYIGRIAQSRQKVRLSMLKIAKSTQGWFEPVMKSLASKSITQLKADLGWAITFITKNCCRAQQSKSRQDNSLESIFEHLNA